A portion of the Leptidea sinapis chromosome 27, ilLepSina1.1, whole genome shotgun sequence genome contains these proteins:
- the LOC126972839 gene encoding UDP-xylose and UDP-N-acetylglucosamine transporter, with product MNIKAALAILMVFVGCCSNVVFLEMVVKEDPGAGNLSTFLQFLFIATVGFCTVGKFGTAKRNIPFKQYLLLVGFFWTSSVANNYAFDFNISMPLHMIFRAGSLMANMAMGVWILKKRYSVLKYVAVFMISAGIAICTIQSSGDVKAPRETHEDAVEEEKLKFIDWLWWCVGIAILTFALFVSARMGIFQESLYSKHGKHPWEALFYTHLLPLVFWLPTSPNLINHVKIALDTPEMVLLGITLPRQVMWLILYVITQGLCISAVYVLTTECASLVVTLTVTLRKFVSLLFSIVYFKNPFTLGHWIGTLLVFIGTMIFTEMLQKCVGLFVPKSEKKKQ from the coding sequence ATGAATATAAAAGCAGCCTTGGCCATTTTAATGGTGTTTGTGGGATGTTGTTCAAACGTAGTGTTCTTGGAAATGGTTGTGAAAGAAGACCCTGGCGCGGGTAACTTATCAACATTTTTGCAATTTTTGTTCATTGCCACAGTCGGCTTCTGCACTGTTGGTAAATTTGGAACTGCGAAAAGGAATATACCATTCAAACAATACCTTCTCCTAGTCGGATTTTTCTGGACGAGCAGCGTGGCAAACAATTATGCGTTCGATTTCAACATTTCTATGCCTCTACATATGATTTTCCGAGCTGGTTCCCTAATGGCGAATATGGCCATGGGAGTGTGGATACTAAAAAAACGTTACTCAGTTTTAAAATATGTGGCAGTATTTATGATTTCGGCTGGTATCGCTATATGTACCATACAGTCAAGCGGAGATGTCAAGGCACCAAGAGAAACACACGAAGACGCGGTGGAAGAAGAGAAGCTAAAGTTCATTGATTGGCTTTGGTGGTGCGTTGGTATTGCCATCTTAACCTTCGCACTATTCGTCTCGGCGCGAATGGGTATCTTCCAGGAATCCTTATACTCCAAACACGGCAAGCATCCCTGGGAAGCATTATTCTACACACACTTATTACCTTTAGTATTCTGGCTCCCAACATCtccaaatttaattaatcacGTTAAAATTGCCCTAGATACGCCCGAAATGGTGTTGTTAGGGATCACATTGCCTCGGCAGGTTATGTGGCTAATTTTGTATGTGATCACTCAGGGGTTATGTATAAGCGCCGTTTACGTGCTGACGACGGAATGTGCGTCCCTTGTCGTCACTTTGACCGTCACTCTGCGGAAATTTGTTTCGTTATTGTTCTCAATAGTGTACTTCAAGAACCCCTTCACGTTGGGACATTGGATCGGTACTCTGTTAGTATTTATAGGCACGATGATATTCACTGAAATGCTGCAGAAGTGTGTCGGTCTGTTTGTACCTAAGAGTGAGAAGAAGAAGCAGTAG